One genomic region from Salinicola endophyticus encodes:
- a CDS encoding anti-sigma factor domain-containing protein produces MHDTLRLSDPEARELAAGEYVLGTLTRRQQAEFEALLAVSPELQQSVDAWREHLQALNARLAPVDPPAALWPQIAARAGLERRWWRRLGLWQGISALSTLAALVLAALLIAAPTPPMMDGDYVFVANAEGGRPGWLVSASDSGEMRIQTLAPGPMPAGKACELWMMDNGKPVSLGMLPSSGQKSMRLPEPMRAQLRSADLAVSLEPRSGAPAGKPSGTMLDHGKLVPMRSEPFSL; encoded by the coding sequence ATGCATGACACGCTTCGCTTGAGCGATCCCGAAGCCCGCGAGCTGGCCGCCGGCGAGTACGTGCTGGGGACCCTGACCCGACGCCAGCAGGCCGAGTTCGAGGCGCTGCTGGCGGTCAGCCCCGAGCTGCAGCAGAGCGTCGACGCCTGGCGCGAGCATCTGCAGGCATTGAATGCGCGGCTGGCGCCGGTCGATCCGCCCGCGGCGCTGTGGCCGCAGATCGCCGCCCGGGCCGGGCTGGAACGCCGCTGGTGGCGGCGGCTGGGGCTGTGGCAGGGGATCAGCGCCCTCTCCACCCTGGCGGCGCTGGTGCTGGCGGCACTGCTGATCGCCGCGCCCACGCCGCCGATGATGGACGGCGACTACGTGTTCGTCGCCAACGCCGAGGGTGGCCGCCCGGGCTGGCTGGTCAGCGCGTCCGACAGCGGCGAGATGCGCATCCAGACCCTGGCCCCGGGCCCGATGCCGGCGGGCAAGGCGTGCGAGCTGTGGATGATGGACAACGGCAAGCCGGTCTCGCTCGGCATGCTGCCGAGCAGCGGGCAGAAAAGCATGCGCCTGCCCGAGCCGATGCGCGCCCAGTTGCGCAGCGCCGACCTCGCGGTGAGTCTGGAGCCGCGCAGCGGCGCCCCGGCGGGCAAGCCCAGCGGCACCATGCTCGATCATGGGAAGCTGGTGCCAATGCGCAGCGAGCCGTTCTCGCTCTAG
- a CDS encoding sigma-70 family RNA polymerase sigma factor yields the protein MTYPPPDTLASQLAACARGDDRAFAKLYRATSPHLYAQLLRIVRQEAAAQDCLQQVYLRVWQAAGRYDASRAQPMTWLSTLARNAGIDWLRRQRPNAPDSEALIEALPSEDDIEHASDMAGQAESLNACLDELTSQQRQALELAYFEGMTHHELAQQLTAPLGTVKSWVRRGLERLKACMTRFA from the coding sequence ATGACCTACCCGCCCCCCGACACCCTGGCCAGCCAGCTTGCGGCGTGCGCCCGCGGCGACGACCGCGCCTTCGCCAAGCTCTATCGCGCCACCAGCCCGCATCTCTATGCGCAGCTGCTGCGTATCGTGCGTCAGGAGGCAGCCGCGCAGGACTGCCTGCAGCAGGTCTATCTGCGCGTGTGGCAGGCCGCCGGCCGTTATGACGCCAGCCGCGCCCAGCCGATGACCTGGCTGTCGACGCTGGCACGCAACGCCGGCATCGACTGGCTGCGCCGCCAGCGCCCCAACGCGCCGGACAGCGAAGCCCTGATCGAGGCGCTGCCCAGCGAGGATGACATCGAGCACGCCAGCGACATGGCGGGCCAGGCGGAGTCACTGAACGCCTGCCTCGACGAGCTCACATCGCAGCAGCGCCAGGCACTGGAGCTGGCCTATTTCGAAGGCATGACACATCACGAGCTCGCCCAGCAGCTGACGGCACCGCTGGGCACGGTCAAGAGCTGGGTCCGCCGCGGGCTGGAGAGGTTGAAGGCATGCATGACACGCTTCGCTTGA